The genome window GTCCTGATTGTCACCCTGAACTTGTTTCAGGGTCTCATAACTTCTTGATTTATATAGATTTCCCGAACTTAATTCGGGATTCAGAATGACAGAATAGGGTATTTCTGATTTTTTACGAGACTGTCAATATTAGCAAATGCTTATTTGCTTATATGTTGTGTTGGGGAAAATTTACCAAATGAAAGAGGGATAGGATGAAAACTGTAATACGTGAGAATCATTTCTGTGGAGAAAACTGTATTTCTCCGGTAGTAAAGAACCGATTTAAGGAATTGCACCTGAAGATAAACAAAGCTGCCAAGACCCTGTGGGGTAAACAGCAGGAGCAATTTTTTGACTTTGAAGATATAAGCCAGGAGATGTTATTAAAGTTGTGGAACCTGTGTCGCAGTAGAGAGCCAAAACTGAAGGATGCAAATTTGTTTTACCTCTTATGCATTCTGAAATATGCTGCCCGGGACAGCCTTTATAGAAAAGGGAAAAGCATCGGGAAACATTCAAGAGTTATTAGCCTGAATGAAACAATCAACGACAACGGTACCGAGTTATGGGAGGTAATCCCTGCTGCTGAAACATCCTCCCTCACAGATGTGGAGATATCCCGGGAATACGAAGAAAAACTCAGAAAAAGACTGTCCGGGAAACAGAATAAAATCCTGGACCTGACTCTCCAGGGTTACAAACAGGTGGAAATAGCAGGAAAATTAAACGAAAGCCATCAAAATATAAACTATCACCTGAAGAAGATAAGAGAATGTATCTATCGGGTTTTGTTCAGAGAAGAAATCTGAAATAATTCAAGAAAAGTATGATTCGCTGTCTTTTATTGAATTTTGATATTCTCGCAAAAAATCGTCATTCCCGCGAAAGCGGGAATCCAGGAAGCGTGTAACTATCTGAAAAGACTGGATTCCCGTTTTCACGGGAATGACAAAAAAATACTTTTTCAGACTTTTTACGAGTTCATTAATTTTGAATCTTTAATTTTGCTTTCCGGGGCCAATTTTTCCTTTTATATAGCAGAGACAAAAAAAGACCGACTTGAAAGGAGGTGATTTAGATGTGCGGAAGCAGTGATGTTAAGTGCGATGTAAGGATAACAGAACTCGACGATGGCTATCAAGTTCAAATTACCGGGGGCAATGTAAAAGATGTACTTAAGCCGGAGAATTTAAAAAAATGCATTGGAGCCTGTTGTTCCGGCGAAGCACCGTTAAAGGACACATGCCCTCGTTAAGTGCTCTTGAGTCCGGGTGGCCTCAAGGCGCCACCCGGACTCAGCAATTTCAGGAGGTAAATACAATGTATTGGAATTTGAGTGAAGACCATAAGATTATCAAAGAGACAGTTAGCAGGATTGCTCAAAAGGAATTAGCGTCAAGGGCATCTGAAATTGACAAAACCCATTCTTTTGTTTTG of bacterium BMS3Abin08 contains these proteins:
- a CDS encoding RNA polymerase factor sigma-70 — its product is MKTVIRENHFCGENCISPVVKNRFKELHLKINKAAKTLWGKQQEQFFDFEDISQEMLLKLWNLCRSREPKLKDANLFYLLCILKYAARDSLYRKGKSIGKHSRVISLNETINDNGTELWEVIPAAETSSLTDVEISREYEEKLRKRLSGKQNKILDLTLQGYKQVEIAGKLNESHQNINYHLKKIRECIYRVLFREEI